A single window of Plasmodium malariae genome assembly, chromosome: 8 DNA harbors:
- the PmUG01_08013400 gene encoding fam-m protein: MEQSIISILFIKISAYILLTWICHFDNDYMFRTSLDNYKLDIKLVRRQYRILVKYKQNKYSKFADLKEDMSNKVKYEKKDSYDKENVLKSKNRKFNKGLLNKAQYYTEFIDYRNGMFDGKHFHFEKKWIKKKDYDDYIEKNKRIGDIALKKIKFRKCRYGIAMLFFFFLLGIGLSISCKFEKTSGGATNSGIDHQILQFLKGILGLNNEGHVYILLFAVTFIMLSILIIIAIYKILRNNEKYQIFKLITE; this comes from the exons atggAACAAAGTATTATATCaatcttatttattaaaatttctgcGTATATCCTGTTAACTTGGATATGTCATTTTGACAATGAt tACATGTTCAGAACGTCGTTAGATAACTATAAACTAGATATAAAATTAGTTAGAAGACAATATAGaatattagtaaaatataaacagaataaatattcaaagttTGCAGatttaaaagaagatatGTCAAATAAAGTAAAgtacgaaaaaaaagattcatatgataaagaaaatgtgttaaaaagtaaaaacagaaaatttaataaaggTCTATTAAATAAAGCGCAATATTATACAGAATTCATTGATTATAGAAATGGAatgtttgatggaaaacatttccattttgaaaaaaaatggataaaaaaaaaagattatgatGATTACATTGAAAAAAACAAGAGAATTGGTGATATAgcactaaaaaaaataaaatttagaaaatgtAGATATGGAATTgctatgctttttttttttttccttttgggTATAGGATTATCTATATCATGTAAATTCGAGAAGACGTCTGGAGGTGCAACCAATAGTGGAATAGATCATCAGATTTTACAATTCCTTAAAGGAATATTAGGTTTAAATAATGAAGgacatgtttatatattattatttgcagTAACTTTCATTATGTTATCAATCTTAATTATAATAGCTATTTATAAGAtcttaagaaataatgaaaaatatcaaatattTAAGTTGATAACAGAGTAA
- the PmUG01_08013500 gene encoding fam-l protein — MEKKVKLLLFFKIYSFIFLSWICYLYNYRVMHNKILPKCYTNHQKLYARNYRLLAKYKKDKASSIVCLKEWIPNGVKDKKDIYNNDKWATEKRKLTNGNLSQGARVHKKDIINKSCIFETKKYSYIERKIFKELDYENFVKNNRTISNKVYKKIIRKKLGSLLRSPILFLFFLLSIGLILDVSANCGFIYGITKLLNLFVRGWFRFLYETLSSSYIKWMFQPMEKTPNLLKKLQNVQGKFSDAGNEAGYNYAPVFFGYLIYVIPFIILGITLILGVYYYHKKVKKYEKIKLRKV; from the exons atggaaaaaaaagttaagttactgttattctttaaaatttatagttttatctttttaagttggatatgttatttatataattatagg GTTATGCATAACAAAATTTTGCCTAAATGCTATACAAATcatcaaaaattatatgcacGAAATTATCGATTACTGGCAAAATATAAGAAGGATAAGGCTTCAAGTATTGTATGTTTAAAAGAATGGATACCAAATGGagtaaaagataaaaaagatatatataataatgataaatgggcaacagaaaaaaggaaattaacAAATGGAAATTTATCACAAGGTGCAAGAGTCcacaaaaaagatataataaataaatcttgtatatttgaaacaaaaaaatattcctatatagaaagaaaaatattcaagGAACTTGATTATGagaattttgttaaaaacaATAGGACAATCAGTAATAaagtttacaaaaaaataatacgaaaaaaattgGGATCACTACTGAGGTCACCAAttctctttttgttttttttgttatcaaTAGGACTTATATTAGACGTATCTGCAAATTGTGGGTTTATATATGGGATTACCAAGttattgaatttatttgTAAGAGGCTGGTTCCGTTTCTTATATGAAACATTGAGTTCGtcttatataaaatggaTGTTTCAGCCCATGGAAAAAACACCAAATCTTCTAAAAAAGCTTCAAAATGTTCAGGGAAAATTTAGTGATGCTGGGAATGAAGCAGGATATAATTATGCGCCGGTTTTTTTTGGTTATCTAATTTATGTTAtaccttttattatattaggtATCACACTTATATTAGGagtttattattaccataaaaaggttaaaaaatatgaaaaaattaaattaaggaaagtataa
- the PmUG01_08013300 gene encoding PIR protein, whose translation MASEVIVENDNCVELFLRYKKDFDKTIQDFYDKTPELNPGKTCATVFSSVSNFTEACQEIGVYLMKIQKYYFSERIRRCKYLNYRINNEEKYNKPSNWFDEYNKFSSKLDNICEQKFEVIKPDILNNLKKLYSYYDAFHKYDGTNGTSNEGYCNKIQECYNFYIKHYDKCQKNKENAFCEELSNFKKAYDNKMRKVAPCSSLPHILPPTQVDYIFVTSLTTSIALLTLFTLFFLYKFTPLKSWLHSRLKRKTIIELEEETTNFLQNIQEEVDRIHGKSFHNISYQPRKDI comes from the exons ATGGCATCTGAAGTTATAGTAGAAAac gATAATTGCGTGGAATTATTTCTTAGATACAAAAAGGATTTTGATAAGACTATTCAagatttttatgataaaactCCTGAACTAAATCCTGGAAAAACATGTGCTACAGTGTTTAGTAGTGTTTCTAACTTTACAGAAGCTTGTCAAGAAATTGGAGtgtatttaatgaaaatacagaagtattatttttctgaAAGAATAAGACGTTGTAAATACTTGAATTACAGgataaataatgaagaaaaatataataagccATCTAATTGGTttgatgaatataataaattttcttccAAACTTGATAATATATGTGAGCAAAAATTCGAAGTAATTAAACctgatattttaaataatcttAAAAAACTATATAGTTATTATGATGCTTTTCACAAATATGATGGCACAAATGGCACATCTAATGAAGGTTACTGTAATAAAATTCAAGAGTGTTAcaacttttatattaaacattATGACAAAtgtcaaaaaaataaggaaaatgcCTTTTGTGAGGAGTTATCCAATTTCAAGAAAGCATACGATAATAAAATGCGCAAGGTAGCACCTTGTTCTAGTTTACCACATATTTTACCACCTACACAAGtagattatatatttgttaccAGTTTAACAACATCTATAGCATTACTAACATTAttcactttattttttttatataag ttTACTCCACTGAAATCTTGGTTACATAGTcgtttaaaaagaaaaacaataattGAACTTGAAGAAGAAACAACAAATTTCTTACAAAACATACAAGAAGAAGTTGATAGAATTCATGGAAAaagttttcataatataagtTATCAGCCtagaaaagatatataa